From Pseudonocardia autotrophica, one genomic window encodes:
- a CDS encoding DAK2 domain-containing protein, whose amino-acid sequence MAPPFDSALLRRWIDAAAERLTAGRAEIDRINVFPVADHDTGSNLLLTARAAASAPLEGGPARAAAALAAAAVRGARGNSGLILSQLFRGLAEELATTRGEQGAGVAARARTAAELLSGALRRAAALATAAVSVPRSGTALTVLEAAASAAAEKVAAMAEAPARFARDPVVRTGSDPVRTQRTRADDGGAGAVEGALVEVAAVAARAARAALARVSGRPAELDRAGVVDAGGLGLVVVFDALVAAAGGTPEPVPEGTLGRPPDPGSGAHVGSGAAAGPGARVGSGGGVGPGPQPTHPQPTHPQPTHPQPTHPQPAYEVTYLLDDPGPDALASLRTRLGELGDSVGIAGDGARGWLVHVHTIDAGAAVEAGLAAGRPSSIRIEALPTPARTRDRAVLLMIESSGAGALARAAGADVLTADPDPVLDDVLAAIRATGAGHVAVLPCAPHRRTVAETAVERVRGEGIDAVVVPTVSVLQGLAALAVHDPDRRAPDDVVGMAEAAAGTRTGGLQIAEAEALTWAGRCRPGEVLGISDGEVVLIAPDLAVGALWLAHRMLTPGGELVTVLLGSAADDVLGDRLAEDLRRTHPEVDVLVHRGDQHDFPLVLGVE is encoded by the coding sequence GTGGCCCCGCCGTTCGACTCCGCGTTGCTGCGCCGCTGGATCGACGCGGCCGCCGAGCGGCTGACCGCGGGCCGGGCCGAGATCGACCGGATCAACGTGTTCCCGGTCGCCGACCACGACACCGGATCGAACCTGCTGCTCACGGCGCGCGCGGCGGCGTCCGCGCCGCTGGAGGGCGGCCCGGCGCGGGCGGCGGCGGCACTGGCCGCGGCGGCGGTGCGCGGGGCGCGCGGGAACTCCGGGCTGATCCTGTCCCAGCTGTTCCGCGGCCTGGCCGAGGAGCTGGCCACGACGCGCGGCGAGCAGGGCGCCGGTGTGGCAGCGCGTGCGCGCACCGCGGCGGAGCTGCTGTCCGGGGCACTGCGCCGGGCCGCGGCCCTCGCCACCGCCGCCGTCTCGGTGCCCCGATCCGGAACCGCCCTCACGGTCCTGGAGGCCGCCGCATCGGCCGCCGCCGAGAAGGTCGCCGCGATGGCGGAGGCGCCGGCCCGGTTCGCACGGGATCCCGTCGTTCGCACGGGGTCCGATCCCGTGCGAACGCAGCGAACCCGTGCGGATGACGGCGGGGCGGGGGCTGTCGAGGGCGCTCTGGTGGAGGTCGCTGCGGTGGCCGCCCGGGCGGCGCGCGCTGCGCTGGCGCGAGTGAGCGGCCGGCCCGCGGAGCTGGACCGGGCCGGGGTGGTCGACGCCGGCGGCCTCGGCCTGGTCGTCGTCTTCGACGCGCTGGTGGCCGCCGCCGGGGGAACCCCGGAACCGGTCCCGGAGGGCACCCTCGGCCGGCCTCCGGACCCGGGTTCGGGAGCACACGTCGGGTCGGGCGCTGCCGCCGGGCCGGGCGCGAGAGTCGGATCGGGTGGGGGCGTCGGACCGGGTCCGCAACCCACCCACCCGCAACCCACCCACCCGCAACCCACCCACCCGCAACCCACCCACCCGCAGCCCGCCTACGAGGTCACCTACCTGCTCGACGATCCCGGACCGGACGCGCTCGCTTCGCTCCGGACCCGGCTCGGCGAGCTGGGCGACTCGGTCGGCATCGCCGGGGACGGCGCGCGCGGCTGGCTGGTGCACGTGCACACCATCGACGCCGGGGCCGCGGTCGAGGCCGGGCTGGCGGCGGGGCGGCCGTCGTCCATCCGGATCGAGGCGCTGCCCACCCCGGCCCGGACCCGGGACCGCGCCGTGCTGCTCATGATCGAGAGCTCCGGGGCCGGTGCGCTCGCCCGGGCGGCCGGTGCGGACGTCCTGACCGCCGATCCCGATCCGGTGCTGGACGACGTGCTCGCCGCCATCCGGGCGACCGGCGCCGGACACGTCGCCGTGCTGCCGTGCGCACCGCACCGCCGGACCGTGGCCGAGACGGCCGTCGAGCGGGTCCGCGGGGAGGGGATCGACGCCGTCGTCGTCCCGACCGTGTCGGTGTTGCAGGGGCTGGCCGCGCTGGCCGTGCACGACCCGGACCGCCGGGCACCCGACGACGTCGTCGGGATGGCGGAGGCCGCCGCCGGGACGCGCACCGGCGGCCTGCAGATCGCCGAGGCGGAGGCGCTCACCTGGGCCGGGCGGTGCCGGCCGGGGGAGGTGCTCGGGATCTCCGACGGCGAGGTGGTGCTGATCGCCCCCGATCTCGCTGTCGGTGCCCTGTGGTTGGCTCATCGCATGCTCACACCGGGTGGGGAACTGGTGACCGTGCTGCTCGGCTCGGCAGCCGACGACGTGCTGGGCGACCGGCTCGCCGAGGACCTGCGCCGCACCCATCCGGAGGTGGACGTGCTGGTGCACCGGGGCGACCAGCACGACTTCCCGCTGGTGCTGGGGGTGGAGTAG
- the recG gene encoding ATP-dependent DNA helicase RecG: MEGVQTFDLDSRLTGPLGKKAADALAPLGLETVGDLLRHYPRRHVDRGRLTDIAGLVAGEHATLIAQVEKATLRDMRRRNGQMLQVVIRDEKGGQLDCTFFSPYKVRQFVKPGVRAVFSGKVGVFNQRLQLTHPQFEALDETDALRPFLSVYPANSKVTSQEIARSIRQTLEQIDDPTDPLPEELRRREKLPELGRALRRIHVPESEADIHAARHRLVWDEALGVQLALALRRQDAVSRPAPACPRTAGGLLDAFDADLPFPLTDGQLSVGTEIAADLAGEHPMNRLVQGDVGAGKTIVALRAMLQVVDAGAQAAMLAPTEVLAAQHARSLRAMLGPLGRGGELDGADNATAVTLLTGSMSTKAKRQAMLDAQSGAAGIVVGTHALIQDAVGFADLGLVVVDEQHRFGVEQRDALRARGERAPHMLVMTATPIPRTVAMTVYGDLSVSELKGMPRGRSPVATTVVPLAEHPQWIERVWQRIREEVDAGHQCYVVCPRVGDVEKGDPELDEPPPEEGEPERRPPLAVLDIAPMITEKLAGLRVGILHGKLPPDEKDAVMRSFERAELDVLVATTVIEVGVDVPNATGIVLLDADRFGLSQLHQLRGRVGRGSAPGLCLLVTEMPAATTARERLDAVAGTTDGFELARLDLELRREGDVLGASQSGARSGLKLLSLLRHEEVIAKAQLYAQDLVERDPGLAGHPRLLALVGETLGDEERAAYLDKA, encoded by the coding sequence ATGGAGGGCGTGCAGACCTTCGACCTGGACAGCAGGCTGACCGGGCCGCTCGGGAAGAAGGCGGCCGATGCGCTGGCACCGCTCGGCCTGGAGACCGTCGGTGATCTGCTGCGGCACTACCCGCGCCGGCACGTCGACCGGGGCAGGCTGACCGACATCGCCGGGCTGGTCGCCGGTGAGCACGCGACGCTGATCGCGCAGGTGGAGAAGGCGACGTTGCGCGACATGCGCCGGCGCAACGGGCAGATGCTGCAGGTCGTCATCCGGGACGAGAAGGGCGGTCAGCTCGACTGCACGTTCTTCAGCCCCTACAAGGTCCGCCAGTTCGTCAAGCCGGGCGTGCGCGCGGTGTTCTCGGGCAAGGTCGGGGTGTTCAACCAGCGCCTGCAGCTGACCCACCCGCAGTTCGAGGCGCTCGACGAGACCGACGCGCTGCGTCCCTTCCTGTCGGTCTACCCGGCGAACTCCAAGGTCACCTCGCAGGAGATCGCGCGGTCGATCCGGCAGACCCTGGAGCAGATCGACGACCCGACCGACCCGCTGCCCGAGGAGTTGCGCCGCCGGGAGAAGCTGCCCGAGCTGGGCCGCGCGCTGCGCCGGATCCACGTGCCCGAGTCCGAGGCCGACATCCACGCCGCCCGGCACCGGCTGGTCTGGGACGAAGCACTCGGCGTACAACTGGCACTGGCCCTGCGCCGGCAGGACGCGGTGAGCCGGCCCGCCCCGGCCTGCCCGCGTACCGCGGGTGGCCTGCTCGACGCGTTCGACGCCGACCTGCCGTTCCCGCTGACCGACGGACAGCTCTCGGTCGGCACCGAGATCGCCGCCGATCTCGCCGGGGAACACCCGATGAACCGGTTGGTGCAGGGCGACGTCGGCGCCGGCAAGACGATCGTCGCGCTGCGCGCGATGCTGCAGGTGGTCGACGCGGGCGCGCAGGCCGCGATGCTCGCCCCCACCGAGGTGCTCGCCGCCCAGCACGCCCGCTCACTGCGCGCGATGCTCGGCCCGCTCGGCCGGGGCGGCGAGCTGGACGGCGCCGACAACGCCACCGCCGTCACGCTGCTCACCGGATCGATGAGCACGAAGGCCAAGCGGCAGGCCATGCTCGACGCGCAGTCCGGTGCGGCCGGGATCGTCGTCGGCACGCACGCCCTCATCCAGGATGCTGTCGGCTTCGCCGATCTCGGTCTGGTCGTCGTCGACGAGCAGCACCGGTTCGGGGTCGAGCAGCGTGACGCGCTGCGCGCTCGCGGCGAGCGTGCGCCGCACATGCTGGTGATGACGGCCACGCCGATCCCGCGGACGGTCGCGATGACCGTCTACGGCGATCTGTCGGTGTCCGAGCTGAAGGGGATGCCGCGCGGCCGGTCCCCGGTGGCGACGACCGTCGTCCCGCTCGCCGAGCACCCGCAGTGGATCGAGCGGGTCTGGCAGCGGATCCGGGAGGAGGTCGACGCCGGGCACCAGTGCTACGTGGTGTGCCCGCGGGTCGGCGACGTCGAGAAGGGCGATCCCGAGCTCGACGAGCCGCCACCGGAGGAGGGCGAGCCCGAGCGGCGGCCACCGCTGGCCGTCCTCGACATCGCGCCGATGATCACCGAGAAGCTCGCCGGGCTGCGGGTCGGGATCCTGCACGGCAAGCTCCCGCCCGACGAGAAGGACGCGGTGATGCGCTCCTTCGAGCGTGCCGAGCTCGACGTGCTGGTCGCGACCACGGTGATCGAGGTCGGTGTCGACGTGCCGAACGCGACCGGCATCGTGCTGCTCGACGCCGACCGGTTCGGCCTGTCCCAGCTGCACCAGCTGCGCGGGCGGGTCGGCCGGGGCAGCGCGCCGGGGCTGTGCCTGCTGGTCACCGAGATGCCCGCCGCCACCACCGCCCGGGAGCGGCTCGACGCGGTCGCCGGCACCACCGACGGTTTCGAGCTGGCCCGGCTCGACCTGGAGCTGCGCCGGGAGGGTGATGTGCTGGGCGCCAGCCAGTCCGGCGCCCGGTCCGGGTTGAAGCTGCTGTCGCTGCTGCGGCACGAGGAGGTCATCGCGAAGGCGCAGCTCTACGCCCAGGACCTGGTGGAGCGCGATCCCGGCCTGGCCGGGCACCCACGGTTGCTGGCGCTGGTGGGGGAGACCCTCGGCGACGAGGAACGCGCCGCCTATCTCGACAAGGCCTGA
- a CDS encoding pyruvate carboxylase: MFRKVLVANRGEIAIRAFRAAFELGVATVAVFPHEDRNSLHRAKADESYQIGEPGHPVRAYLSVDEVIRAAKKAGADAVYPGYGFMSENPDLARACADAGITFVGPPTDVLHLTGNKFRAVAAAREAGVPVLESSDPSSDVDELVAAAEGIDFPVFVKAVAGGGGRGMRRVQEPSGLREAIEAAMREAESAFGDPTVFLEQAVVNPRHIEVQILADADGNVVHLFERDCSVQRRHQKVVEIAPAPNLDPELRDRICADAVNFARQIGYVNAGTVEFLLDERGQHHFIEMNPRIQVEHTVTEQVTDRDLVIAQLRIASGRTLPELRLTQDHITLTGTAMQTRITTEDPANEFRPDVGTISVYRSPGGPGVRLDGGTVHVGAEVSAHFDSMLVKLTCHGHDFANAARRARRAIAEFRIRGVATNLPFLAAVLDDPDFREGRVTTSFIEERPHLLRARPSADRGSRILQYLGDVTVNQPNGRRPIVVEPVDKLPQLDPSLLDAPAPDGSAQLLRELGPERFAARLREQTAVAVTDTTFRDAHQSLLATRVRTRDLLAVAPYVARTMPQLLSLECWGGATYDVALRFLAEDPWERLAAVKAAAPNICTQMLLRGRNTVGYTPYPTEVTDAFVAEAAETGMDIFRIFDALNDVSQMRPAIDAVRNTGTALAEVALCYTADLSDPAEELYTLDYYLRLAEQIVDAGAHVLAIKDMAGLLRPPAARTLVSALRDRFDLPVHLHTHDTAGGQLATLVAAIDAGVDAVDGAVASMAGTTSQPSLSALVAATDHTDRATGLSLQAVGDMEPYWEAVRKVYAPFESGLASPTGRVYHHEIPGGQLSNLRQQAIALGLGDRFELIEDCYAAADRMLGRLVKVTPSSKVVGDLALHLVGAGVEPADFEKDPSSFDVPDSVIGFLRGELGEPPGGWPEPFRTRALEGRSPEAAKAELSIDDRRGLRDERRRTLNRLLFPGPTKEFDAHREQFGNTSVLSSKDFFYGLEEDLEHTVELEPGVTLLIELEAVSEPDARGYRTLLATLNGQIRPVAVRDQSVATEVKAAEKAEKGNDNHVAAPFAGVVTLQVGEGDRVDAGQTVATIEAMKMEASITAHSGGTVKRLAIGEVTQVEGGDLLVELE; this comes from the coding sequence ATGTTCCGCAAGGTGTTGGTGGCCAACCGGGGTGAGATCGCGATCCGAGCGTTCCGGGCGGCGTTCGAGCTGGGTGTCGCGACCGTCGCCGTCTTCCCGCACGAGGACCGCAACTCGTTGCACCGCGCGAAGGCCGACGAGTCGTACCAGATCGGTGAGCCCGGTCACCCGGTGCGCGCCTATCTGTCGGTCGACGAGGTCATCCGGGCCGCGAAGAAGGCGGGTGCCGACGCCGTCTATCCCGGCTACGGGTTCATGTCGGAGAATCCCGACCTGGCCCGGGCCTGTGCAGACGCCGGCATCACCTTCGTCGGCCCGCCGACCGACGTGCTGCACCTGACCGGCAACAAGTTCCGGGCGGTGGCCGCGGCCCGCGAGGCCGGGGTTCCGGTGCTGGAGTCGTCGGATCCGTCCTCGGACGTCGACGAGCTCGTCGCGGCCGCGGAGGGCATCGACTTCCCGGTGTTCGTCAAGGCCGTCGCCGGTGGTGGTGGCCGCGGCATGCGGCGGGTCCAGGAGCCGTCCGGGCTGCGCGAGGCCATCGAGGCCGCGATGCGCGAGGCCGAGTCCGCGTTCGGCGACCCGACGGTCTTCCTGGAGCAGGCCGTGGTGAACCCGCGGCACATCGAGGTCCAGATCCTGGCCGACGCCGACGGCAACGTCGTGCACCTGTTCGAGCGGGACTGCTCGGTGCAGCGCCGGCACCAGAAGGTCGTCGAGATCGCCCCGGCACCGAACCTCGACCCGGAGCTGCGGGACCGGATCTGCGCCGACGCGGTCAACTTCGCCCGGCAGATCGGCTACGTCAACGCGGGCACCGTGGAGTTCCTGCTCGACGAGCGCGGGCAGCACCACTTCATCGAGATGAACCCGCGGATCCAGGTCGAGCACACGGTGACCGAGCAGGTCACCGATCGCGACCTGGTCATCGCCCAGCTGCGGATCGCGTCCGGGCGGACGCTGCCCGAGCTGCGGCTCACCCAGGACCACATCACGCTCACCGGCACCGCGATGCAGACCCGGATCACCACCGAGGACCCGGCGAACGAGTTCCGGCCCGACGTCGGCACGATCTCGGTGTACCGCTCCCCGGGCGGGCCCGGCGTGCGCCTGGACGGCGGCACCGTGCACGTCGGCGCCGAGGTCTCGGCGCACTTCGACTCGATGCTGGTGAAGCTGACCTGCCACGGGCACGACTTCGCCAACGCTGCCCGCCGGGCCCGGCGGGCGATCGCCGAGTTCCGGATCCGCGGCGTCGCGACCAACCTGCCGTTCCTCGCCGCCGTGCTCGACGACCCGGACTTCCGGGAGGGGCGGGTCACCACCAGCTTCATCGAGGAGCGCCCGCACCTGCTGCGGGCCCGGCCCTCGGCCGACCGCGGCTCGCGGATCCTGCAGTACCTGGGCGACGTCACGGTGAACCAGCCGAACGGGCGCCGCCCGATCGTCGTCGAGCCGGTCGACAAGCTGCCGCAGCTGGACCCGTCCCTGCTCGACGCCCCGGCCCCGGACGGCTCGGCGCAGCTGCTGCGCGAGCTCGGGCCGGAGCGGTTCGCGGCCCGGCTGCGCGAGCAGACCGCGGTCGCCGTCACCGACACGACGTTCCGCGACGCCCACCAGTCGCTGCTCGCGACCCGGGTGCGGACCCGTGACCTGCTGGCCGTCGCGCCGTACGTGGCGCGCACGATGCCGCAGCTGCTGTCGCTGGAGTGCTGGGGCGGCGCGACCTACGACGTCGCGCTGCGGTTCCTGGCCGAGGACCCGTGGGAGCGGCTCGCCGCGGTCAAGGCCGCGGCGCCGAACATCTGCACCCAGATGCTGCTGCGCGGGCGCAACACCGTCGGCTACACGCCCTACCCGACGGAGGTGACCGACGCGTTCGTCGCCGAGGCAGCCGAGACCGGGATGGACATCTTCCGGATCTTCGACGCGCTCAACGACGTCTCCCAGATGCGCCCGGCCATCGACGCCGTCCGCAACACCGGGACGGCGCTGGCCGAGGTGGCGCTGTGCTACACCGCCGACCTGTCCGACCCGGCGGAGGAGCTCTACACCCTCGACTACTACCTGCGGCTGGCCGAGCAGATCGTCGACGCCGGCGCGCACGTGCTGGCGATCAAGGACATGGCCGGTCTGCTGCGCCCGCCGGCGGCCAGGACCCTGGTGAGCGCGCTGCGCGACCGGTTCGACCTGCCGGTGCACCTGCACACCCACGACACCGCGGGCGGCCAGCTGGCGACGCTGGTCGCGGCGATCGACGCGGGTGTGGACGCCGTCGACGGCGCGGTCGCCTCGATGGCGGGCACGACCAGCCAGCCGTCGCTGTCGGCGCTGGTCGCGGCCACCGACCACACCGACCGGGCGACCGGGCTGTCGCTGCAGGCCGTGGGGGACATGGAGCCGTACTGGGAGGCGGTGCGCAAGGTCTACGCGCCGTTCGAGTCCGGTCTGGCCTCGCCGACCGGGCGGGTCTACCACCACGAGATCCCCGGCGGGCAGCTGTCCAACCTGCGCCAGCAGGCGATCGCGCTCGGCCTGGGCGACCGGTTCGAGCTGATCGAGGACTGCTACGCGGCCGCCGACCGGATGCTGGGCCGGCTGGTGAAGGTGACGCCGTCGTCGAAGGTCGTCGGTGACCTGGCCCTGCACCTGGTCGGTGCCGGGGTGGAGCCCGCGGACTTCGAGAAGGACCCGTCGTCGTTCGATGTGCCGGACTCGGTGATCGGGTTCCTGCGCGGCGAGCTGGGGGAGCCCCCCGGCGGCTGGCCGGAGCCGTTCCGGACCCGCGCGCTGGAGGGCCGCAGCCCGGAGGCGGCGAAGGCCGAGCTCAGCATCGACGACCGGCGCGGGCTGCGTGACGAGCGGCGCCGGACGCTGAACAGACTGCTGTTCCCCGGTCCTACGAAGGAGTTCGACGCGCACCGCGAGCAGTTCGGCAACACCTCGGTGCTCAGCTCGAAGGACTTCTTCTACGGGCTGGAGGAGGACCTCGAGCACACCGTGGAGCTGGAGCCGGGAGTCACCCTGCTGATCGAGCTGGAGGCGGTCTCCGAGCCCGACGCGCGCGGCTACCGCACCCTGCTCGCGACGCTGAACGGGCAGATCCGGCCGGTCGCGGTGCGCGACCAGTCGGTCGCGACCGAGGTCAAGGCGGCGGAGAAGGCGGAGAAGGGCAACGACAACCACGTCGCCGCCCCGTTCGCCGGGGTCGTCACGCTGCAGGTCGGCGAGGGCGACCGGGTCGACGCAGGGCAGACCGTCGCGACCATCGAGGCGATGAAGATGGAGGCCTCGATCACCGCGCACTCCGGCGGGACCGTGAAGCGGCTCGCGATCGGTGAGGTCACCCAGGTCGAGGGCGGCGACCTGCTGGTGGAGCTGGAGTGA
- the rsmD gene encoding 16S rRNA (guanine(966)-N(2))-methyltransferase RsmD: protein MTRLIAGRAGGRRLAVPASGTRPTSDRVREALFSALEHDPGLDGAAVLDVCAGSGALGLEALSRGAADAVFVESDRRAAGVLRRNLATVGLGGRVIAAGAGTALGGPAPRPFDVMFLDPPYAVGDAEIADWLTRAAANGWLAPDATVVVERAKAAGGFGWPDGLEPGRSRRYGDTMLHRAHYTGA from the coding sequence ATGACGAGGCTGATCGCGGGCCGGGCCGGTGGTCGCAGGCTCGCCGTGCCGGCGTCCGGGACCCGGCCGACCTCGGACCGGGTCCGGGAGGCGCTGTTCTCCGCGCTGGAGCACGATCCCGGGCTGGACGGGGCCGCCGTGCTCGACGTGTGCGCCGGATCCGGGGCACTCGGGCTGGAGGCGCTGTCCCGCGGCGCCGCGGACGCGGTGTTCGTCGAGTCCGACCGCCGTGCCGCCGGGGTGCTGCGCCGCAATCTGGCGACCGTCGGGCTCGGCGGCCGGGTGATCGCCGCGGGCGCGGGTACCGCGCTCGGCGGGCCGGCCCCCCGCCCGTTCGACGTGATGTTCCTCGATCCGCCCTACGCGGTCGGCGACGCCGAGATCGCGGACTGGCTCACCCGCGCGGCGGCCAACGGCTGGCTGGCGCCCGATGCGACGGTGGTGGTCGAGCGGGCGAAGGCGGCCGGCGGGTTCGGCTGGCCGGACGGCCTGGAACCCGGCCGGTCACGCCGGTACGGGGACACGATGCTGCACCGGGCGCACTACACCGGGGCCTGA
- a CDS encoding HAD family hydrolase: protein MSAAPAPGAPIVFDLDGTLVLSEHIHRQTWFRFFDDWGARIDEDTYRNRFVGRRAADALPEVDGPWRDTPLEELVGELAEHSTGLAEQVRPVPGATALLTALAGRGHRLAVVTSARRKYAERVLDRVLGAAPLVGFLVTAGDVTRGKPDPEGYLTACRRLAADPGDCWAFEDSPAGVSALVAAGIGTIVGVCSTATPAELVAAGAHRTVPDLRAQAPV from the coding sequence GTGAGCGCCGCGCCGGCCCCGGGCGCGCCGATCGTGTTCGATCTCGACGGCACCCTGGTGCTCAGCGAGCACATCCACCGGCAGACCTGGTTCCGCTTCTTCGACGACTGGGGCGCCCGGATCGACGAGGACACCTACCGGAACCGGTTCGTCGGCCGGCGCGCGGCCGACGCGCTGCCCGAGGTCGACGGCCCCTGGCGGGACACTCCGCTCGAGGAGCTCGTCGGTGAGCTGGCCGAGCACTCGACCGGGCTCGCCGAGCAGGTCCGGCCCGTCCCGGGGGCCACCGCTCTGCTCACCGCACTGGCCGGGCGCGGTCACCGGCTCGCGGTGGTGACCAGCGCGCGCCGGAAGTACGCCGAGCGGGTCCTCGATCGGGTCCTCGGCGCCGCGCCGCTGGTCGGGTTCCTGGTGACGGCCGGGGACGTGACCCGCGGCAAACCCGACCCGGAGGGCTACCTCACCGCCTGCCGGCGGCTCGCCGCCGACCCGGGCGACTGCTGGGCGTTCGAGGACTCCCCGGCCGGGGTGAGCGCACTGGTCGCGGCCGGGATCGGGACGATCGTCGGGGTCTGCAGCACCGCGACGCCCGCGGAGCTGGTCGCCGCCGGGGCCCACCGGACCGTCCCCGATCTGCGGGCTCAGGCCCCGGTGTAG
- a CDS encoding PTS sugar transporter subunit IIA, with product MTITVGAPVDGTVVGLAEVPDDVFRQEMVGAGTAVEPPTGADRAVVLAPVAGTLSTLHPHAFVVGTADGTGVLVHVGIDTVDLRGAPFTLHAARGDVVERGAPVLTVDLAAVRAAGRAVTCPVVVLDAPAGSVRAPTGEPVRAGAELFVWAR from the coding sequence GTGACGATCACCGTCGGCGCGCCGGTGGACGGCACCGTCGTCGGTCTGGCCGAGGTGCCCGACGACGTCTTCCGGCAGGAGATGGTCGGCGCGGGCACCGCGGTCGAGCCGCCGACCGGCGCCGACCGGGCGGTGGTGCTGGCGCCGGTGGCCGGGACGCTGTCCACGCTGCACCCGCACGCGTTCGTCGTCGGGACGGCCGACGGGACCGGTGTCCTGGTGCACGTCGGGATCGACACCGTCGACCTGCGGGGCGCGCCGTTCACGCTGCACGCCGCGCGCGGCGACGTCGTCGAACGGGGTGCGCCGGTGCTGACCGTCGACCTCGCCGCGGTCCGGGCCGCCGGCCGCGCCGTGACCTGCCCGGTGGTCGTCCTGGACGCCCCCGCCGGGTCGGTGCGGGCACCGACCGGCGAGCCGGTGCGGGCCGGGGCCGAGTTGTTCGTCTGGGCCCGGTGA
- a CDS encoding glucose PTS transporter subunit EIIB has translation MSKADEIVAGLGGATNITDLEACITRLRTEVDDPSLVDDAALRAAGAHGVVRSGTVVQVVVGPEADNLCDDIRDLL, from the coding sequence ATGAGCAAAGCCGACGAGATCGTCGCGGGCCTCGGCGGGGCCACCAACATCACCGACCTGGAGGCCTGCATCACCCGCCTGCGGACCGAGGTCGACGATCCCTCGCTCGTCGACGACGCGGCGCTGCGGGCCGCCGGGGCGCACGGCGTCGTCCGCTCCGGGACGGTCGTCCAGGTGGTGGTGGGCCCGGAGGCCGACAACCTCTGCGACGACATCCGGGACCTGCTGTGA
- a CDS encoding PTS transporter subunit EIIC: MSAVTSPSTSAPEPVKRRAALAGLQRLGRSLMLPIAVLPAAGLLLRLGQDDLLGGVPGLERPAEVLAAAGGALFDNLPMIFALGIAIGWARKADGSTALAALVGYLVLDGVFTAMSPMVLPGVLDSDGEQAVVNFGVLGGIVAGLTAALLWQRFHRTTLPTFLGFFNGRRLVPILTAGAMMVIAALLSLIYPIFNAGLTGLGDAVAANAVVGGGVFGVVNRLLLPLGLHHIVNSVVWFIIGDFEGAHGDLNRFFAGDPTAGVFMTGFFPIMMFALPAAALAIWHEARPERRKLVGGIMVSVALTSFVTGITEPLEYAFVYVAWPLYLIHALLTGTSLALVNALDIHSGFTFSAGAIDYVLNFGQSTRPLWLIPIGLVYAAVYYLLFRFVIRRWNLRTPGREDEEQNEGTEGAPVATAPAGPARGERSGSADPGTPASGATGSGATDTARGAGPDTAPDTGPDARPGGSTGS; the protein is encoded by the coding sequence ATGAGCGCTGTGACCTCTCCGTCGACCTCCGCACCGGAACCGGTGAAGCGGCGAGCCGCACTCGCCGGCCTGCAGCGACTCGGCCGCAGCCTGATGCTGCCGATCGCGGTGCTGCCGGCCGCCGGTCTGCTGCTGCGACTGGGTCAGGACGACCTGCTCGGCGGCGTCCCCGGGCTCGAACGGCCCGCGGAGGTGCTCGCCGCCGCCGGTGGCGCGCTGTTCGACAACCTCCCGATGATCTTCGCGCTGGGCATCGCGATCGGCTGGGCCCGCAAGGCCGACGGCTCCACGGCGCTCGCGGCGCTGGTCGGCTACCTGGTGCTGGACGGCGTCTTCACCGCGATGAGCCCGATGGTCCTGCCCGGGGTGCTCGACTCCGACGGCGAGCAGGCCGTCGTCAACTTCGGGGTGCTCGGCGGCATCGTCGCCGGGCTCACGGCGGCCCTGCTCTGGCAGCGCTTCCACCGGACGACGCTGCCGACCTTCCTCGGCTTCTTCAACGGCAGACGGCTGGTGCCGATCCTGACCGCCGGGGCGATGATGGTGATCGCCGCCCTGCTGAGCCTGATCTACCCGATCTTCAACGCCGGGCTGACCGGGCTCGGTGACGCGGTCGCGGCGAACGCCGTCGTCGGCGGTGGGGTGTTCGGCGTGGTCAACCGGCTGCTGCTGCCGCTGGGCCTGCACCACATCGTCAACTCGGTGGTCTGGTTCATCATCGGCGACTTCGAGGGCGCGCACGGCGACCTCAACCGGTTCTTCGCGGGCGACCCCACCGCGGGGGTCTTCATGACCGGCTTCTTCCCGATCATGATGTTCGCGCTGCCCGCCGCCGCGCTGGCGATCTGGCACGAGGCCCGCCCGGAGCGGCGCAAGCTGGTCGGCGGGATCATGGTGTCGGTGGCGCTGACCTCCTTCGTCACCGGGATCACCGAGCCGCTGGAGTACGCCTTCGTCTACGTGGCCTGGCCGCTCTACCTGATCCACGCACTGCTCACCGGCACCTCGCTGGCACTGGTCAACGCGCTCGACATCCACAGCGGGTTCACCTTCTCCGCCGGCGCGATCGACTACGTGCTGAACTTCGGTCAGTCCACCCGGCCGCTGTGGCTGATCCCGATCGGCCTGGTCTACGCCGCCGTCTACTACCTGCTGTTCCGGTTCGTGATCCGGCGCTGGAACCTGCGCACCCCCGGCCGGGAGGACGAGGAGCAGAACGAGGGCACCGAGGGTGCGCCGGTCGCCACGGCGCCCGCCGGTCCGGCCCGCGGCGAGCGGTCCGGCTCCGCCGATCCCGGCACCCCGGCCTCCGGCGCCACCGGCTCCGGTGCCACCGACACCGCCCGGGGCGCCGGCCCGGACACCGCCCCGGACACCGGCCCGGACGCCCGTCCCGGCGGCAGCACCGGATCCTGA